The genomic interval GGGAGTTCCGGAGAGGCGTTCCGTCAATACGATATCTTCCATACCATAATCGAGGATGGCGTTCTTGTATTCATTGCTGACGCCGGCTTCCTCACTGGCAATAAAACGTGTGCCTATAGAGGCGCCATGGGCGCCCAGCACGAGAGCACTGGCCAGTTGCTGACCCGTAGCGATCCCACCTGCGGCAACCAGGAGTTTTTCGGGAAATGCTTTCTGCAGGGCAGGAACAAGGATATGCATCGGATATGGACCGGCATGGCCTCCGGCGCCGGCACATACAGCAATAAAACCGTCGCAGCCGGCCTGGGCCGCTTTTTCGGCATGTTGTATATTGGTAACGTCGCAAAGCACCTTAGCCCCGTAACTGTGTGCGGCTGCAATCACCTCTTTGGGACTACCCAGGGAGGTGATATACAAAGGTACTTCTGCCGCCACGCAGTCTTTCAGGTGTTTTGAATACAGTGGATTGGTCTTCTGAACAATGAGGTTAACGCCATAGGTGCCCT from Chitinophaga filiformis carries:
- a CDS encoding NAD(P)H-dependent flavin oxidoreductase, which gives rise to MQLTSALAIRYPVIMAPMFLVSNEKMVKAAMDNGIAGTFPSLNYRKEGELKQVLEHLNQHRAQLPPGQGTYGVNLIVQKTNPLYSKHLKDCVAAEVPLYITSLGSPKEVIAAAHSYGAKVLCDVTNIQHAEKAAQAGCDGFIAVCAGAGGHAGPYPMHILVPALQKAFPEKLLVAAGGIATGQQLASALVLGAHGASIGTRFIASEEAGVSNEYKNAILDYGMEDIVLTERLSGTPCNVINTPAAKKIGYKQNWLEKQLNKNARTRKYFKMLVQLRGMKKLEAAVKPGNYQQLWSAGQSVEMVEDISSIHDIVNRLVQELEETLEKTSQLLVK